In Mytilus edulis chromosome 7, xbMytEdul2.2, whole genome shotgun sequence, a single genomic region encodes these proteins:
- the LOC139482391 gene encoding ankyrin repeat domain-containing protein 50-like gives MFKSIEVNPADDDIVLLEDMEYEYFDRLVDDLKQRDIYSTLHNKLLVHEPFREKLLRFLNNNADDLKDVFKQIDNNGLKLVSGEVHFWDESDIDDSSGEYRVEDITFPLIEAATEGYVDIVEFLIKMKCNVNHLDSFGRSALYRACEGGFHDVVEILLIHGADTSLCHEDESSPLHMACRAGKTSIVQLLLANNVDVCELDQDNISPLRISCEQGNIDIVRLLLQNEANVNMSDIWMKHCPLQMACDAGHLNVVKLLLENDADVNSVSEFNDTPLSLACEGSFADIVRVLLENKAEIFETIPSKSPLFIACQNENAGIVQMLLDSNNNVYPGIYEWDGRPHLPLAAACASNQVYIMQMLLQKCSDKISCFDMCFSMRTASFCGCTDIVNVFMKNADLLFSKKRISVINESMYLACKGGHIETVQYFLSQGIDVFQYSDAGRSLVHATCESSLENGGHKAVISLLIQNKLDISKPDNDGLSPLHLACQNCLLSVCEFLISNNANVNMQDYQSKSPLHFACQSDSLSLCEFLISIKANVNMQDYQNKSPLHFACERIEPNIDIIEVLLKNKASFELFDIAGKTPLHVICERFQNFRQDTKHFNMFLLEISSKYKSIVKSLISYGADVNARDNEGETPLHKTCRYGNNELVKTILSSNKSDLNLRNKEGQTPLYLACKFSHEQVIKILLERQADTTLEDKDGKSPLDVSLEMLKSLEEKCNYFKIFFRDEVDNLNDLNSKCNVLKHIVSLLTEFSAHISKS, from the coding sequence ATGTTCAAATCGATTGAAGTAAATCCCGCCGATGACGATATTGTACTTTTGGAAGACATGGAATACGAGTATTTTGACAGATTAGTAGACGATTTGAAACAACGGGATATCTACAGCACCCTACATAATAAACTGTTAGTTCACGAACCGTTTCGAGAAAAACTTCTAAGATTCCTTAACAACAATGCCGACGATTTAAAAGATGTTTTCAAGCAAATTGATAACAATGGATTAAAATTGGTGTCAGGAGAGGTTCATTTTTGGGATGAATCAGATATTGACGATTCGAGTGGTGAATATAGAGTTGAAGACATCACGTTCCCGTTAATAGAAGCAGCTACCGAGGGGTATGTTGATATTGTTGAATTCctaataaaaatgaaatgcaaTGTAAATCATTTAGACAGCTTTGGTAGATCAGCCTTATATAGAGCTTGTGAAGGCGGATTCCACGATGTTGTAGAAATTTTATTAATTCATGGCGCTGACACTTCTTTGTGTCATGAAGACGAATCATCGCCATTACATATGGCATGTAGAGCAGGAAAAACTAGTATTGTGCAATTGCTTCTTGCTAATAATGTTGATGTCTGTGAACTTGACCAAGACAATATATCACCGTTACGCATATCATGTGAGCAAGGAAACATAGATATAGTGAGACTACTACTCCAGAATGAAGCTAACGTTAATATGTCCGATATTTGGATGAAGCATTGTCCTCTCCAGATGGCATGTGACGCTGGCCATTTAAATGTAGTGAAACTATTGCTTGAAAACGATGCAGATGTAAACAGCGTGTCTGAATTTAATGACACTCCTTTGAGTCTGGCATGCGAGGGAAGTTTTGCTGATATAGTAAGAGTGTTACTGGAAAACAAAGCTGAGATTTTTGAAACAATACCCAGCAAATCGCCTCTGTTTATAGCTTGTCAAAATGAAAATGCAGGGATTGTGCAAATGTTACTGGACAGCAATAACAATGTTTATCCAGGTATATATGAATGGGATGGAAGACCACATTTACCCTTGGCTGCTGCTTGCGCAAGTAACCAAGTGTATATTATGCAGATGTTACTACAGAAATGTAGCGACAAAATTTCTTGTTTTGACATGTGCTTTTCTATGCGTACGGCCTCGTTTTGTGGTTGCACAGACATTGTAAATGTATTTATGAAAAACGCAGATCTTCTTTTCAGTAAAAAACGCATTAGTGTGATAAATGAGTCTATGTATTTAGCATGCAAAGGAGGACATATAGAGACCGTTCAGTATTTTCTGTCTCAAGGTATTGATGTGTTTCAATACTCCGATGCTGGTCGATCATTGGTACATGCTACTTGTGAATCATCTCTTGAAAACGGAGGTCATAAAGCTGTTATAAGTCTGTTGATTCAAAATAAGTTAGACATCTCCAAACCTGACAATGATGGATTATCACCTTTACATTTAGCCTGTCAAAATTGTTTACTTTCTGTATGTGAGTTTCTTATAAGTAACAATGCGAATGTTAATATGCAAGACTATCAAAGCAAGTCACCTTTACATTTCGCCTGTCAAAGTGATTCGTTATCTTTATGTGAATTTCTTATAAGTATCAAAGCAAATGTTAACATGCAAGACTACCAAAACAAGTCACCTTTACATTTCGCCTGCGAGAGAATTGAACCAAATATCGACATCATTGAAGTATTGCTAAAAAATAAAGCAAGCTTTGAATTGTTTGATATCGCCGGTAAAACCCCCCTTCATGTAATTTGCGAAAGATTCCAAAACTTTCGACAAGAtactaaacattttaatatgtttcTCCTTGAAATATCTTCGAAATACAAGTCGATAGTCAAATCACTTATTAGTTATGGGGCAGATGTGAATGCACGTGACAATGAAGGAGAAACACCATTACATAAAACATGTAGGTATGGAAATAATGAACTGGTAAAAACAATACTTTCATCGAATAAATCAGACCTCAATTTACGCAATAAAGAAGGTCAGACACCATTGTATCTAGCGTGCAAATTCAGCCATGAGCAAGTAATTAAGATATTATTAGAGAGACAGGCCGATACTACTTTAGAAGATAAAGATGGAAAATCTCCACTTGATGTATCTTTAGAAATGTTAAAATCATTAGAAGAAAAATGCAactattttaagattttttttagggATGAGGTTGATAATCTGAACGATCTGAATTCCAAATGTAATGTCTTAAAGCATATTGTTTCCCTTTTGACTGAGTTCAGTGCACACATATCGAAGTCATGA
- the LOC139483448 gene encoding uncharacterized protein, translating to MASALPSLEEENYLRMSLLLTGISPRAVRVLFDHEFAPECLYSSLKKEYYNLNKLKKTHRINQTQWDLLFPPSQGVPDSKMFDITLMMTLLRNLTSINPSHDGFDRLPKSTETTLGADLARIKFYRNRLAHLDDAKIDQVSFITDWNDVTIVYAIGRVGGHQFQLECDNLKNKTLDQTSHEIMLEIKSSNDEIRELKQSLNSLKKEIEISQQDDIPRNVRDDHEDDIRDWEKDDETFVETRASEYVMSCLSECNIAVVTGSSGTGKSFLIHHAALELHRQKCFDIIPLSFVTAPSDLIRYKSKIRNQVFVIDDICGKRAINVHCVNIWKDFPEKLKSIFQLNSVETEETIRTKLLISCRLQVFNDSQFKCLKLFTENAFDLQTEPLCLLPDERLLVIKKYLTSEKINHVIDHLCDFDFFPLLCKMSKNLSFDKLKLLFTSPIETIKEDIEYMIESDNYQLCALILCILFEE from the exons ATGGCGTCTGCGTTGCCGTCACTAGAGGAGGAAAATTATTTGCGAATGAGTCTGCTTCTGACTGGAATTTCTCCACGTGCAGTTAGAGTCCTGTTTGATCATGAATTTGCTCCGGAATGTCTATATTCTTCATTGAAGAAGGAATACTACAATCTAAATAAGCTGAAAAAAACCCATAGAATCAATCAGACACAATGGGATCTTCTATTTCCTCCATCTCAAG GTGTTCCTGATTCCAAAATGTTTGACATCACTTTGATGATGACATTACTTAGAAATCTGACTTCTATTAATCCCTCTCATGATGGATTTGACCGTTTACCAAAATCTACAGAGACGACACTTGGTGCTGATTTGGCTAGAATAAAATTTTACAGAAACCGCCTGGCTCATCTGGATGATGCCAAAATAGACCAAGTGTCATTCATTACTGACTGGAATGATGTCACTATAGTGTAT GCGATTGGTCGAGTAGGAGGGCATCAATTTCAGTTAGAATgtgataatttaaaaaacaaaactctTGATCAAACAAGCCACGAAATAATGCTGGAAATCAAAAGTTCGAATGATGAAATCAGAGAACTAAAACAGTCATTGAATAGTCTAAAGAAAGAGATTGAAATTTCTCAGCAGGATGACATACCAAGGAATGTTAGAG atgatCATGAAGATGATATTCGAGACTGGGAAAAAGATGATGAGACATTTGTAGAAACAAGAGCATCAGAATATGTTATGTCGTGTCTTTCAGAATGTAATATAGCTGTTGTAACAGGAAGTTCAGGGACTGGAAAATCCTTTCTCATCCACCATGCTGCTTTAGAGTTACATCGTCAGAAATGTTTTGATATAATACCTTTATCATTTGTAACGGCGCCTTCGGATTTAATTCGTTATAAGAGTAAAATTAGAAATCAGGTTTTTGTTATTGATGATATATGTGGTAAAAGAGCAATTAATGTACATTGTGTAAATATATGGAAAGACTTCCCTGAAAAGTTAAAATCTATATTCCAATTAAATTCGGTCGAAACAGAAGAAACCATAAGGACCAAACTTCTAATTTCCTGTAGGCTTCAAGTGTTTAATGACTCACAGTTCAAATGCTTAAAACTTTTTACAGAAAATGCTTTTGATCTTCAAACTGAACCGCTTTGTCTTCTTCCAGACGAAAGATTATTAGTGATCAAGAAAtatttaacaagcgaaaaaattAATCATGTAATAGATCATTTATGCGATTTTGACTTCTTCCCACTACTCTGCAAAATGTCCAAAAACCTGTCGTTTGACAAACTAAAACTGCTCTTCACATCACCGATTGAAACAATAAAAGAAGATATTGAATATATGATAGAATCGGATAACTATCAATTATGTGCCttgattttatgtattttgtttgaaGAATGA
- the LOC139482372 gene encoding uncharacterized transmembrane protein DDB_G0289901-like — translation MRFSIALFVFVVVISTTRAFLEKVCVCINDNDYRAPCYMYGGFVLRNNVLIAVLKDESIIAIPLSISKIKAGGNCAGAIRTIRPSKDKRFIIPHLIDIDIGKGGIKVDTAVGGVGVGKDGLNVDTLAGGEGIGKDGVKAKLDTPLGGFNVSAGKGGVSAGGKVDVPAVGSLGGAVNVDNSGKVSGGGEASVNFLGVGEVGGHVNVDKNGKVSGGGEVGLELGPLAHAGVHVDVDKNGKVSTGVDANANLGPLGSVEAHVNVDQNGKVSTGVNGQASLGKFGSVSGHVDVDQNGKVSGGGNGQAQLGSLGSVGGNINVGKNGQVSGGVQGTANLGNASLSGNVNIANGQVSGGAQGHANLGNLGSVGGNINVANGQVSGGVQGQANNGSLGSVTGSLTSGSGGQTGGVNHNLVGQGSQTGSTSGSGSGSASSGGGSSSTNKLTQTMNGMFGNFMSGSNFGLNAMMANGGFSNMFGGSGGGSGSNPNGFSPQTLNQQVGVQQFLQKMQQGRRRRFNL, via the exons ATGAGGTTCAGTATCGCTCTATTTGTGTTTGTAGTCGTCATTTCAACGACTAGGGCCTTTTTAGAAAAGGTCTGTGTTTGTATAAATGATAACG aCTATAGAGCCCCCTGTTACATGTATGGAGGTTTTGTACTAAGGAACAATGTTTTAATTGCTGTTTTAAAGGATGAATCG ATCATTGCAATTCCTTTGTCAATTTCAAAGATCAAGGCAGGTGGTAACTGTGCTGGTGCTATACGCACGATTCGTCCATCAAAAG ATAAAAGATTTATAATACCACATTTGATAGACATTGATATTGGAAAGGGTGGAATCAAAGTCGACACTGCAGTCGGTGGTGTTGGTGTAGGAAAGGATGGCCTTAATGTCGACACATTAGCCGGTGGTGAAGGGATAGGTAAGGACGGTGTCAAGGCCAAATTGGACACTCCCCTTGGTGGATTTAATGTCTCGGCTGGTAAGGGAGGTGTCAGTGCTGGTGGAAAAGTTGACGTTCCTGCTGTTGGTAGTCTAGGTGGTGCCGTGAATGTTGACAATAGTGGTAAAGTTAGTGGCGGTGGAGAAGCTTCTGTCAATTTCTTAGGTGTTGGCGAAGTTGGAGGTCACGTTAACGTAGATAAAAACGGCAAAGTCAGTGGCGGTGGTGAAGTTGGGCTAGAACTTGGTCCTCTAGCTCACGCTGGAGTTCATGTTGATGTGGATAAAAATGGTAAGGTCAGCACTGGAGTTGATGCAAATGCAAATTTAGGTCCACTTGGCAGCGTGGAAGCTCATGTCAATGTTGACCAAAATGGCAAAGTATCTACCGGTGTGAATGGACAGGCCAGTTTAGGCAAGTTTGGAAGCGTAAGTGGGCATGTGGATGTTGATCAAAACGGGAAAGTAAGCGGTGGTGGGAATGGACAAGCTCAACTGGGTTCTCTTGGAAGTGTTGGCGGCAATATAAATGTAGGCAAAAATGGACAGGTGTCAGGCGGTGTTCAGGGAACTGCAAATCTTGGAAATGCAAGTTTGAGCGGCAATGTCAACATAGCAAATGGACAAGTAAGTGGCGGGGCACAAGGTCATGCAAATCTAGGTAATTTAGGAAGCGTCGGTGGCAATATAAACGTGGCAAATGGTCAGGTTTCTGGTGGGGTACAAGGGCAGGCTAATAATGGATCTCTTGGTAGTGTTACCGGAAGTTTGACAAGTGGTTCAGGTGGCCAAACTGGTGGTGTAAACCATAATCTTGTAGGTCAAGGGTCTCAAACTGGGTCTACTTCTGGTTCCGGTTCAGGATCAGCAAGTTCGGGTGGAGGAAGCTCTTCAACTAATAAACTTACACAGACAATGAACGGAATGTTTGGAAATTTCATGAGTGGGTCTAATTTTGGTCTCAATGCAATGATGGCAAATGGAGGATTCAGTAATATGTTTGGTGGAAGCGGTGGTGGCAGTGGAAGCA ATCCAAATGGTTTCAGTCCACAAACACTAAATCAGCAAG ttGGTGTACAACAGTTCCTGCAGAAAATGCAGCAAGGGAGAAGGCGACGATTTAATCTGTAA